Proteins encoded within one genomic window of Macaca fascicularis isolate 582-1 chromosome 16, T2T-MFA8v1.1:
- the KDM6B gene encoding lysine-specific demethylase 6B isoform X5: protein MHRAVDPPGARAAREAFALGGLSCAGAWSSCPPHPPPRSAWLPGGRCSASIGQPPLPAPLPPSHGSSSGHPNKPYYAPGAPTPRPLHGKLESLHGCVQALLREPAQPGLWEQLGQLYESEHDSEEATRCYHSALRYGGSFAELGPRIGRLQQAQLWNFHTGSCQHRAKVLPPLEQVWNLLHLEHKRNYGAKRGGPPVKRAAEPPVVQPVPPAALSGPSGEEGLSPGGKRRRGCNSEQTGLPPGLPLPPPPLPPPPPPPPPLPGLATSPPFQLTKPGLWSTLHGDAWGPERKGSAPPERQEQRHSLPHPYPYPAPAYTTHPPGHRLVPAAPPGPGPRPPGAESHGCLPATRPPGSDLRESRVQRSRMDSSVSPAATTACVPYAPSRPPGLPGTTTTSSSSSSSNTGLRGVEPNPGIPGADHYQTPALEVSHQGRLGPSAHSSRKPFLGAPAATPHLSLPPGPSSPPPPPCPRLLRPPPPPAWLKGPACRAAREDGEILEELFFGTEGPPRPAPPPLPHREGFLGPPASRFSVGTQDSHTPPTPPAPTTSSSNSNNGSHSSSPAGPVSFPPPPYLARSIDSLPRPPSPAQNPQDPPLVPLTLALPPAPPSSCHQNTSGSFRRPESPRPRVSFPKTPEVGPGPPPGPLSKAPQPVPPRVGELPARGPRLFDFPPTPLEDQFEEPAEFKILPDGLANIMKMLDESIRKEEEQQQHEAGVAPPPPLKEPFASLQPPFPTDTAPTTTAPAAAVTTTTTTTTATQEEEKKPPPALPPPPPLAKFPPPPQAQPPPPPPANPASLLKSLASVLEGQKYCYRGTGAAVSTRPGPLPTTQYSPGPPSGATAPPPTSVAPSAQGSPQPSASSSSQFSTSGGPWARERRAGEEPVPGPTTPTQPPPPLPLPPARSESEVLEEISRACETLVERVGRSATDPADPVDTAEPVDSGTERLLPPAQAKEEGGGVVAAAVTGSCKRRQKEHQKEHRRHRRACKDSVGRRPREGRAKAKTKAPKEKSRRVLGNLDLQSEEIQGREKSRPDLGGASKVKPPTAPAPPPAPASSAQPTPPSASVPGKKAREEAPGPPGVSRADMLKLRSLSEGPPKELKIRLIKVESGDKETFIASEVEERRLRMADLTISHCAADVVRASKNAKVKGKFRESYLSPAQSVKPKINTEEKLPREKLNPPTPSIYLESKRDAFSPVLLQFCTDPRNPITVIRGLAGSLRLNLGLFSTKTLVEASGEHTVEVRTQVQQPSDENWDLTGTRQIWPCESSRSHTTIAKYAQYQASSFQESLQEEKESEDEESEEPDSTTGTPPSSSTPDPKNHHIIKFGTNIDLSDAKRWKPQLQELLKLPAFMRVTSTGNMLSHVGHTILGMNTVQLYMKVPGSRTPGHQENNNFCSVNINIGPGDCEWFAVHEHYWETISAFCDRHGVDYLTGSWWPILDDLYASNIPVYRFVQRPGDLVWINAGTVHWVQATGWCNNIAWNVGPLTAYQYQLALERYEWNEVKNVKSIVPMIHVSWNVARTVKISDPDLFKMIKFCLLQSMKHCQVQRESLVRAGKKIAYQGRVKDEPAYYCNECDVEVFNILFVTSENGSRNTYLVHCEGCARRRSAGLQGVVVLEQYRTEELAQAYDAFTLQI, encoded by the exons ATGCATCGGGCAGTGGACCCTCCAGGGGCCCGCGCTGCACGGGAAGCCTTTGCCCTTGGGGGCCTGAGCTGTGCTGGGGCCTGGAGCTCCTGCCCGCCTCATCCCCCTCCTCGTAGCGCATGGCTGCCTGGAGGCAG ATGCTCAGCCAGCATTGGGCAGCCCCCGCTTCCTGCTCCCCTACCCCCTTCACATGGCAGTAGTTCTGGGCACCCCAACAAACCATATTATGCTCCAGG GGCGCCCACTCCAAGACCCCTCCATGGGAAGCTGGAATCCCTGCATGGCTGTGTGCAGGCACTGCTCCGGGAGCCAGCCCAGCCAGGGCTTTGGGAACAGCTTGGGCAACTGTACGAGTCAGAGCATGACAGTGAGGAGGCCACACGCTGCTACCACAGCGCCCTTCGATACGGAGGAAGCTTCGCTGAGCTGGGACCCCGCATTGGCCGACTGCAGCAG gcccagCTCTGGAACTTTCATACTGGCTCCTGCCAGCACCGAGCCAAGGTTCTGCCCCCACTGGAGCAAGTGTGGAACTTGCTACACCTTGAG CACAAGCGGAACTATGGAGCCAAGCGGGGAGGTCCCCCGGTGAAGCGAGCTGCCGAACCCCCAGTGGTGCAGCCCGTGCCTCCTGCAGCGCTCTCAGGCCCCTCGGGGGAGGAGGGCCTCAGCCCTGGAGGCAAGCGAAGGAGAGGCTGCAACTCTGAACAG ACTGGCCTTCCCCCAGGACTGCCACTGCctccaccaccattaccaccaccaccaccgccaccaccacccctgCCTGGTCTGGCCACCAGTCCCccatttcagctaaccaagccaGGGCTGTGGAGTACCCTGCATGGAGATGCCTGGGGCCCAGAGCGCAAGGGTTCAGCACCCCCAGAGCGTCAG GAGCAGCGGCACTCGCTGCCTCACCCATATCCATACCCAGCTCCAGCGTACACCACGCATCCCCCTGGCCACCGGCTGGTCCCGGCTGCTCCCCCAGGCCCGGGCCCCCGTCCCCCAGGAGCAGAGAGCCATGGCTGCCTGCCTGCCACCCGTCCCCCCGGAAGTGACCTTAGAGAGAGCAGAGTTCAGAGGTCGCGGATGGACTCCAGCGTTTCACCAGCAGCAACCACCGCCTGCGTGCCTTACGCCCCTTCCCGGCCCCCTGGCCTCCCcggcaccaccaccaccagcagcagtagcagcagcagcaacaccGGTCTCCGGGGCGTGGAGCCAAACCCAGGCATT CCCGGCGCTGACCATTACCAAACTCCCGCGCTGGAAGTCTCCCACCAGGGCCGCCTGGGGCCCTCGGCGCACAGCAGTCGGAAACCGTTCTTGGGGGCTCCCGCTGCCACTCCCCACCTATCCCTGCCACCTGGACCTTCCTCACCCCCTCCACCCCCCTGTCCCCGCCTCTTAcgccccccaccaccccctgccTGGTTGAAGGGTCCGGCCTGCCGGGCAGCCCGAGAGGATGGAGAGATCTTAGAGGAGCTCTTCTTTGGGACTGAGGGACCCCCCCGCCCTGCCCCACCGCCCCTCCCCCATCGCGAGGGCTTCTTGGGGCCTCCAGCCTCCCGCTTTTCTGTGGGCACTCAGGATTCTCACACCCCTCCCACTCCCCCAGCCCCAACCACCAGCAGTAGCAACAGCAACAATGGCAGCCACAGCAGCAGCCCTGCTGGGCCTGTGTCCTTTCCCCCACCACCCTATCTGGCCAGAAGTATAGACTCCCTTCCCCGGCCTCCCAGCCCAGCACAGAACCCCCAGGACCCACCTCTTGTACCCCTGACTCTTGCCCtgcctccagcccctccttcctcctgccaCCAAAATACCTCAGGAAGCTTCAGGCGCCCGGAGAGCCCCCGGCCCAGGGTCTCCTTCCCAAAGACCCCCGAGGTGGGGCCGGGGCCACCCCCAGGCCCCCTGAGTAAAGCCCCCCAGCCTGTGCCGCCCAGGGTTGGGGAGCTGCCTGCCCGAGGCCCGCGACTCTTTGATTTTCCCCCTACTCCACTGGAGGACCAGTTTGAGGAGCCAGCCGAATTCAAGATCCTACCTGATGggctggccaacatcatgaagaTGCTGGATGAATCCATTCGCAAGGAAGAGGAACAGCAACAACACGAAGCAGGCGTGGCCCCCCCGCCCCCGCTGAAGGAGCCCTTTGCATCTCTGCAGCCTCCTTTCCCCACCGACACAGCCCCCACCACTACTGCTCCTGCTGCCgccgtcaccaccaccaccaccaccaccacggccacccaggaagaggagaagaagccACCACCAGCCCTACCACCACCACCGCCTCTAGCCAAGTTCCCTCCACCCCCTCAGgcacagccaccaccaccaccacccgccAACCCGGCCAGCCTGCTCAAATCCTTGGCCTCCGTGCTGGAGGGACAAAAGTACTGTTATCGGGGGACTGGAGCAGCTGTTTCCACCCGGCCTGGGCCCTTGCCCACCACTCAGTATTCCCCTGGCCCCCCATCAGGTGCTACCGCCCCGCCGCCCACCTCAGTGGCCCCTAGCGCCCAGGGCTCCCCACAGCCCTCTGCTTCCTCGTCATCTCAGTTCTCTACCTCAGGCGGGCCCTGGGCCCGGGAGCGCAGGGCGGGCGAAGAGCCAGTCCCGGGCCCCACGACCCCCACCCAGccgcccccacccctgcctctgccccctgCTCGCTCTGAGTCTGAGGTGCTAGAAGAGATCAGTCGGGCTTGCGAGACCCTTGTGGAGCGGGTGGGCCGGAGTGCCACTGACCCAGCCGACCCAGTGGACACAGCAGAGCCAGTGGACAGTGGGACTGAGCGACTGCTGCCCCCCGCACAGGCCAAGGAGGAGGGTGGCGGGGTGGTGGCAGCAGCGGTGACAGGCAGCTGTAAGCGGCGACAGAAGGAGCACCAGAAGGAGCACCGGCGGCACAGGCGGGCCTGTAAAGACAGTGTGGGTCGGCGGCCCCGTGAGGGCAGGGCAAAGGCCAAGACCAAGGCCCCCAAAGAAAAGAGCCGCCGGGTGCTGGGGAACCTGGACCTGCAGAGTGAGGAGATCCAGGGGCGCGAGAAGTCCCGGCCCGATCTTGGTGGGGCCTCCAAGGTCAAGCCACCCACAGCTCCAGCCCCTCCACCAGCTCCTGCATCTTCTGCCCAGCCCACACCCCCGTCAGCCTCCGTCCCCGGAAAGAAGGCTCGGGAAGAAGCTCCAGGGCCACCGGGCGTCAGCCGGGCTGACATGCTGAAGCTGCGCTCACTTAGTGAGGGGCCCCCCAAGGAGCTGAAGATCCGGCTCATCAAGGTAGAGAGTGGTGACAAGGAGACCTTTATCGCCTCTGAGGTTGAAGAGCGGCGGCTGCGCATGGCAGACCTCACCATCAGCCACTGTGCTGCTGATGTTGTGCGCGCCAGCAA GAATGCCAAGGTGAAAGGGAAGTTTCGAGAGTCCTACCTTTCCCCTGCCCAGTCTGTGAAACCGAAGATCAACACTGAGGAGAAGCTGCCCCGGGAAAAACTCAACCCCCCTACTCCCAGCATCTAT CTGGAGAGCAAACGGGACGCCTTCTCACCTGTCCTGCTGCAGTTCTGTACAGACCCTCGAAATCCCATCACAGTGATCCGGGGCCTGGCGGGCTCCCTGCGGCTCA ACTTGGGCCTCTTCTCCACCAAGACCCTGGTGGAAGCGAGTGGCGAGCACACCGTGGAAGTTCGCACCCAGGTGCAGCAGCCCTCAGATGAGAACTGGGATCTGACAGGCACTCGGCAGATCTGGCCCTGTGAGAGCTCCCGTTCCCACACCACCATTGCCAAGTACGCACAGTACCAGGCCTCATCCTTCCAGGAGTCTCTGCAG gaggagaaggagagtgAGGATGAGGAGTCAGAGGAGCCGGACAGCACCACAGGAACCCCTCCTAG CAGCAGCACACCAGACCCGAAGAACCATCACATCATCAAGTTTGGCACCAACATCGACCTGTCTGATGCCAAGCG GTGGAAGCCCCAGCTGCAGGAGCTGCTGAAGCTGCCCGCCTTCATGCGGGTAACATCCACGGGCAACATGCTGAGCCACGTGGGCCACACCATCCTGGGCATGAACACGGTGCAGCTGTACATGAAGGTGCCCGGCAGCCGAACGCCAG GCCACCAGGAGAATAACAACTTCTGCTCCGTCAACATCAACATTGGTCCAGGCGACTGCGAGTGGTTCGCGGTGCACGAGCACTACTGGGAGACCATCAGCGCTTTCTGTGATCG GCACGGCGTGGATTACTTGACGGGTTCCTGGTGGCCAATCCTGGATGATCTCTATGCATCCAATATCCCTGTGTACCGCTTCGTGCAGCGCCCCGGAGACCTTGTGTGGATTAATGCGGGGACTGTGCACTGGGTGCAGGCCACCGGCTGGTGCAACAACATTGCCTGGAACGTGGGGCCCCTCACCG CCTATCAGTACCAGCTGGCCCTGGAACGATACGAGTGGAATGAGGTGAAGAATGTCAAATCCATCGTGCCCATGATTCACGTGTCATGGAACGTGGCTCGCACGGTCAAAATCAGCGACCCTGATTTGTTCAAGATGATCAA GTTCTGTCTGCTGCAGTCCATGAAGCACTGCCAGGTACAGCGCGAGAGCCTGGTGCGGGCAGGGAAGAAAATCGCTTACCAGGGCCGGGTCAAGGACGAGCCAGCCTACTATTGCAACGAGTGCGAT gtGGAGGTGTTTAACATCCTGTTCGTGACAAGTGAGAATGGCAGCCGCAACACGTACCTGGTACACTGCGAGGGCTGTGCCCGGCGCCGCAGCGCAGGCctgcagggcgtggtggtgctggAGCAGTACCGCACGGAGGAGCTGGCTCAGGCCTACGACGCCTTCACGCTG caaatatga
- the KDM6B gene encoding lysine-specific demethylase 6B isoform X3: MHRAVDPPGARAAREAFALGGLSCAGAWSSCPPHPPPRSAWLPGGRCSASIGQPPLPAPLPPSHGSSSGHPNKPYYAPGAPTPRPLHGKLESLHGCVQALLREPAQPGLWEQLGQLYESEHDSEEATRCYHSALRYGGSFAELGPRIGRLQQAQLWNFHTGSCQHRAKVLPPLEQVWNLLHLEHKRNYGAKRGGPPVKRAAEPPVVQPVPPAALSGPSGEEGLSPGGKRRRGCNSEQTGLPPGLPLPPPPLPPPPPPPPPLPGLATSPPFQLTKPGLWSTLHGDAWGPERKGSAPPERQEQRHSLPHPYPYPAPAYTTHPPGHRLVPAAPPGPGPRPPGAESHGCLPATRPPGSDLRESRVQRSRMDSSVSPAATTACVPYAPSRPPGLPGTTTTSSSSSSSNTGLRGVEPNPGIPGADHYQTPALEVSHQGRLGPSAHSSRKPFLGAPAATPHLSLPPGPSSPPPPPCPRLLRPPPPPAWLKGPACRAAREDGEILEELFFGTEGPPRPAPPPLPHREGFLGPPASRFSVGTQDSHTPPTPPAPTTSSSNSNNGSHSSSPAGPVSFPPPPYLARSIDSLPRPPSPAQNPQDPPLVPLTLALPPAPPSSCHQNTSGSFRRPESPRPRVSFPKTPEVGPGPPPGPLSKAPQPVPPRVGELPARGPRLFDFPPTPLEDQFEEPAEFKILPDGLANIMKMLDESIRKEEEQQQHEAGVAPPPPLKEPFASLQPPFPTDTAPTTTAPAAAVTTTTTTTTATQEEEKKPPPALPPPPPLAKFPPPPQAQPPPPPPANPASLLKSLASVLEGQKYCYRGTGAAVSTRPGPLPTTQYSPGPPSGATAPPPTSVAPSAQGSPQPSASSSSQFSTSGGPWARERRAGEEPVPGPTTPTQPPPPLPLPPARSESEVLEEISRACETLVERVGRSATDPADPVDTAEPVDSGTERLLPPAQAKEEGGGVVAAAVTGSCKRRQKEHQKEHRRHRRACKDSVGRRPREGRAKAKTKAPKEKSRRVLGNLDLQSEEIQGREKSRPDLGGASKVKPPTAPAPPPAPASSAQPTPPSASVPGKKAREEAPGPPGVSRADMLKLRSLSEGPPKELKIRLIKVESGDKETFIASEVEERRLRMADLTISHCAADVVRASKNAKVKGKFRESYLSPAQSVKPKINTEEKLPREKLNPPTPSIYLESKRDAFSPVLLQFCTDPRNPITVIRGLAGSLRLNLGLFSTKTLVEASGEHTVEVRTQVQQPSDENWDLTGTRQIWPCESSRSHTTIAKYAQYQASSFQESLQEEKESEDEESEEPDSTTGTPPSSSTPDPKNHHIIKFGTNIDLSDAKRWKPQLQELLKLPAFMRVTSTGNMLSHVGHTILGMNTVQLYMKVPGSRTPGHQENNNFCSVNINIGPGDCEWFAVHEHYWETISAFCDRHGVDYLTGSWWPILDDLYASNIPVYRFVQRPGDLVWINAGTVHWVQATGWCNNIAWNVGPLTAYQYQLALERYEWNEVKNVKSIVPMIHVSWNVARTVKISDPDLFKMIKFCLLQSMKHCQVQRESLVRAGKKIAYQGRVKDEPAYYCNECDVEVFNILFVTSENGSRNTYLVHCEGCARRRSAGLQGVVVLEQYRTEELAQAYDAFTLAPASTSR, from the exons ATGCATCGGGCAGTGGACCCTCCAGGGGCCCGCGCTGCACGGGAAGCCTTTGCCCTTGGGGGCCTGAGCTGTGCTGGGGCCTGGAGCTCCTGCCCGCCTCATCCCCCTCCTCGTAGCGCATGGCTGCCTGGAGGCAG ATGCTCAGCCAGCATTGGGCAGCCCCCGCTTCCTGCTCCCCTACCCCCTTCACATGGCAGTAGTTCTGGGCACCCCAACAAACCATATTATGCTCCAGG GGCGCCCACTCCAAGACCCCTCCATGGGAAGCTGGAATCCCTGCATGGCTGTGTGCAGGCACTGCTCCGGGAGCCAGCCCAGCCAGGGCTTTGGGAACAGCTTGGGCAACTGTACGAGTCAGAGCATGACAGTGAGGAGGCCACACGCTGCTACCACAGCGCCCTTCGATACGGAGGAAGCTTCGCTGAGCTGGGACCCCGCATTGGCCGACTGCAGCAG gcccagCTCTGGAACTTTCATACTGGCTCCTGCCAGCACCGAGCCAAGGTTCTGCCCCCACTGGAGCAAGTGTGGAACTTGCTACACCTTGAG CACAAGCGGAACTATGGAGCCAAGCGGGGAGGTCCCCCGGTGAAGCGAGCTGCCGAACCCCCAGTGGTGCAGCCCGTGCCTCCTGCAGCGCTCTCAGGCCCCTCGGGGGAGGAGGGCCTCAGCCCTGGAGGCAAGCGAAGGAGAGGCTGCAACTCTGAACAG ACTGGCCTTCCCCCAGGACTGCCACTGCctccaccaccattaccaccaccaccaccgccaccaccacccctgCCTGGTCTGGCCACCAGTCCCccatttcagctaaccaagccaGGGCTGTGGAGTACCCTGCATGGAGATGCCTGGGGCCCAGAGCGCAAGGGTTCAGCACCCCCAGAGCGTCAG GAGCAGCGGCACTCGCTGCCTCACCCATATCCATACCCAGCTCCAGCGTACACCACGCATCCCCCTGGCCACCGGCTGGTCCCGGCTGCTCCCCCAGGCCCGGGCCCCCGTCCCCCAGGAGCAGAGAGCCATGGCTGCCTGCCTGCCACCCGTCCCCCCGGAAGTGACCTTAGAGAGAGCAGAGTTCAGAGGTCGCGGATGGACTCCAGCGTTTCACCAGCAGCAACCACCGCCTGCGTGCCTTACGCCCCTTCCCGGCCCCCTGGCCTCCCcggcaccaccaccaccagcagcagtagcagcagcagcaacaccGGTCTCCGGGGCGTGGAGCCAAACCCAGGCATT CCCGGCGCTGACCATTACCAAACTCCCGCGCTGGAAGTCTCCCACCAGGGCCGCCTGGGGCCCTCGGCGCACAGCAGTCGGAAACCGTTCTTGGGGGCTCCCGCTGCCACTCCCCACCTATCCCTGCCACCTGGACCTTCCTCACCCCCTCCACCCCCCTGTCCCCGCCTCTTAcgccccccaccaccccctgccTGGTTGAAGGGTCCGGCCTGCCGGGCAGCCCGAGAGGATGGAGAGATCTTAGAGGAGCTCTTCTTTGGGACTGAGGGACCCCCCCGCCCTGCCCCACCGCCCCTCCCCCATCGCGAGGGCTTCTTGGGGCCTCCAGCCTCCCGCTTTTCTGTGGGCACTCAGGATTCTCACACCCCTCCCACTCCCCCAGCCCCAACCACCAGCAGTAGCAACAGCAACAATGGCAGCCACAGCAGCAGCCCTGCTGGGCCTGTGTCCTTTCCCCCACCACCCTATCTGGCCAGAAGTATAGACTCCCTTCCCCGGCCTCCCAGCCCAGCACAGAACCCCCAGGACCCACCTCTTGTACCCCTGACTCTTGCCCtgcctccagcccctccttcctcctgccaCCAAAATACCTCAGGAAGCTTCAGGCGCCCGGAGAGCCCCCGGCCCAGGGTCTCCTTCCCAAAGACCCCCGAGGTGGGGCCGGGGCCACCCCCAGGCCCCCTGAGTAAAGCCCCCCAGCCTGTGCCGCCCAGGGTTGGGGAGCTGCCTGCCCGAGGCCCGCGACTCTTTGATTTTCCCCCTACTCCACTGGAGGACCAGTTTGAGGAGCCAGCCGAATTCAAGATCCTACCTGATGggctggccaacatcatgaagaTGCTGGATGAATCCATTCGCAAGGAAGAGGAACAGCAACAACACGAAGCAGGCGTGGCCCCCCCGCCCCCGCTGAAGGAGCCCTTTGCATCTCTGCAGCCTCCTTTCCCCACCGACACAGCCCCCACCACTACTGCTCCTGCTGCCgccgtcaccaccaccaccaccaccaccacggccacccaggaagaggagaagaagccACCACCAGCCCTACCACCACCACCGCCTCTAGCCAAGTTCCCTCCACCCCCTCAGgcacagccaccaccaccaccacccgccAACCCGGCCAGCCTGCTCAAATCCTTGGCCTCCGTGCTGGAGGGACAAAAGTACTGTTATCGGGGGACTGGAGCAGCTGTTTCCACCCGGCCTGGGCCCTTGCCCACCACTCAGTATTCCCCTGGCCCCCCATCAGGTGCTACCGCCCCGCCGCCCACCTCAGTGGCCCCTAGCGCCCAGGGCTCCCCACAGCCCTCTGCTTCCTCGTCATCTCAGTTCTCTACCTCAGGCGGGCCCTGGGCCCGGGAGCGCAGGGCGGGCGAAGAGCCAGTCCCGGGCCCCACGACCCCCACCCAGccgcccccacccctgcctctgccccctgCTCGCTCTGAGTCTGAGGTGCTAGAAGAGATCAGTCGGGCTTGCGAGACCCTTGTGGAGCGGGTGGGCCGGAGTGCCACTGACCCAGCCGACCCAGTGGACACAGCAGAGCCAGTGGACAGTGGGACTGAGCGACTGCTGCCCCCCGCACAGGCCAAGGAGGAGGGTGGCGGGGTGGTGGCAGCAGCGGTGACAGGCAGCTGTAAGCGGCGACAGAAGGAGCACCAGAAGGAGCACCGGCGGCACAGGCGGGCCTGTAAAGACAGTGTGGGTCGGCGGCCCCGTGAGGGCAGGGCAAAGGCCAAGACCAAGGCCCCCAAAGAAAAGAGCCGCCGGGTGCTGGGGAACCTGGACCTGCAGAGTGAGGAGATCCAGGGGCGCGAGAAGTCCCGGCCCGATCTTGGTGGGGCCTCCAAGGTCAAGCCACCCACAGCTCCAGCCCCTCCACCAGCTCCTGCATCTTCTGCCCAGCCCACACCCCCGTCAGCCTCCGTCCCCGGAAAGAAGGCTCGGGAAGAAGCTCCAGGGCCACCGGGCGTCAGCCGGGCTGACATGCTGAAGCTGCGCTCACTTAGTGAGGGGCCCCCCAAGGAGCTGAAGATCCGGCTCATCAAGGTAGAGAGTGGTGACAAGGAGACCTTTATCGCCTCTGAGGTTGAAGAGCGGCGGCTGCGCATGGCAGACCTCACCATCAGCCACTGTGCTGCTGATGTTGTGCGCGCCAGCAA GAATGCCAAGGTGAAAGGGAAGTTTCGAGAGTCCTACCTTTCCCCTGCCCAGTCTGTGAAACCGAAGATCAACACTGAGGAGAAGCTGCCCCGGGAAAAACTCAACCCCCCTACTCCCAGCATCTAT CTGGAGAGCAAACGGGACGCCTTCTCACCTGTCCTGCTGCAGTTCTGTACAGACCCTCGAAATCCCATCACAGTGATCCGGGGCCTGGCGGGCTCCCTGCGGCTCA ACTTGGGCCTCTTCTCCACCAAGACCCTGGTGGAAGCGAGTGGCGAGCACACCGTGGAAGTTCGCACCCAGGTGCAGCAGCCCTCAGATGAGAACTGGGATCTGACAGGCACTCGGCAGATCTGGCCCTGTGAGAGCTCCCGTTCCCACACCACCATTGCCAAGTACGCACAGTACCAGGCCTCATCCTTCCAGGAGTCTCTGCAG gaggagaaggagagtgAGGATGAGGAGTCAGAGGAGCCGGACAGCACCACAGGAACCCCTCCTAG CAGCAGCACACCAGACCCGAAGAACCATCACATCATCAAGTTTGGCACCAACATCGACCTGTCTGATGCCAAGCG GTGGAAGCCCCAGCTGCAGGAGCTGCTGAAGCTGCCCGCCTTCATGCGGGTAACATCCACGGGCAACATGCTGAGCCACGTGGGCCACACCATCCTGGGCATGAACACGGTGCAGCTGTACATGAAGGTGCCCGGCAGCCGAACGCCAG GCCACCAGGAGAATAACAACTTCTGCTCCGTCAACATCAACATTGGTCCAGGCGACTGCGAGTGGTTCGCGGTGCACGAGCACTACTGGGAGACCATCAGCGCTTTCTGTGATCG GCACGGCGTGGATTACTTGACGGGTTCCTGGTGGCCAATCCTGGATGATCTCTATGCATCCAATATCCCTGTGTACCGCTTCGTGCAGCGCCCCGGAGACCTTGTGTGGATTAATGCGGGGACTGTGCACTGGGTGCAGGCCACCGGCTGGTGCAACAACATTGCCTGGAACGTGGGGCCCCTCACCG CCTATCAGTACCAGCTGGCCCTGGAACGATACGAGTGGAATGAGGTGAAGAATGTCAAATCCATCGTGCCCATGATTCACGTGTCATGGAACGTGGCTCGCACGGTCAAAATCAGCGACCCTGATTTGTTCAAGATGATCAA GTTCTGTCTGCTGCAGTCCATGAAGCACTGCCAGGTACAGCGCGAGAGCCTGGTGCGGGCAGGGAAGAAAATCGCTTACCAGGGCCGGGTCAAGGACGAGCCAGCCTACTATTGCAACGAGTGCGAT gtGGAGGTGTTTAACATCCTGTTCGTGACAAGTGAGAATGGCAGCCGCAACACGTACCTGGTACACTGCGAGGGCTGTGCCCGGCGCCGCAGCGCAGGCctgcagggcgtggtggtgctggAGCAGTACCGCACGGAGGAGCTGGCTCAGGCCTACGACGCCTTCACGCTG GCCCCAGCCAGCACGTCGCGATGA